Proteins encoded in a region of the Flavobacterium sp. PMTSA4 genome:
- a CDS encoding alkaline phosphatase family protein translates to MKKFTLVLAFIGMITLNSCTVNEDTGPDNDTISEVWEYTGVNFQPNSYSVVLNFPHTIYASDMVLVYRLSGVFQGDDVWKLLPESRYFDDGTLDYRFVNDFTRFDAEVNLEGFDLAGLPSNIRLNQILRVVVVPGFFGNKSAQQFDFSDYKKTIKEFKIDDSNIQRIELGK, encoded by the coding sequence ATGAAAAAATTTACGTTAGTTTTAGCTTTTATCGGGATGATAACACTAAATAGTTGTACAGTTAATGAAGACACCGGACCTGATAACGATACTATCAGCGAAGTTTGGGAATATACAGGAGTAAACTTCCAACCTAATTCATATAGCGTAGTGTTGAACTTTCCTCATACAATTTATGCTTCTGATATGGTTTTAGTTTATAGATTATCAGGAGTATTTCAAGGAGATGATGTTTGGAAGTTATTACCAGAGAGTCGCTATTTTGACGATGGAACTTTAGACTACAGATTTGTAAACGATTTTACGCGTTTTGATGCAGAAGTTAATCTTGAAGGTTTTGATTTAGCAGGTTTGCCATCGAACATAAGATTAAATCAAATATTAAGAGTAGTAGTAGTTCCTGGTTTCTTTGGAAATAAATCTGCACAACAATTTGATTTCTCTGATTACAAGAAAACAATAAAAGAATTCAAAATTGACGATAGCAATATTCAAAGAATAGAATTAGGCAAATAA
- a CDS encoding mucoidy inhibitor MuiA family protein: protein MRVFILLLLSSVSFFATDIKTKAKVKEVTVYTSGAQISSEVGTTIPKGASVVRITDVSPFIIENTIQINGLKEVSILSIGFEVAAYPKKVLSEKIKSLETEIASRQREIALLQNTIRGLEEEKSILSLNKNLGSTQQAATLEKILLHSKHYRERLPVLEMEVYDTNKKIAGLNEELRLKQLEYQKTLGDANENKGEIILKFDNPNEAVSLNLGLKYLVTGAGWVPSYEIKAKNSKDGLDFSYKAQVYQTTGEDWNDVKLTLSTGNPTYNNDKPTVEPHYLNFINPYSYNGSSAYDKKTNFVYNPMVKTVTGVVTDKMGPLPGVNVMIKGTNVGTQTDFDGRYTIKIEKGQELVYSFVGMENLSLPIYSNTMNVSLKESSTSLQEVVVVGYATKSKRVDDSSIEADEEVLTGTGDEKEIIMNTVTFKIKKSYSIPSLDTPSIIEIDNFSMPAEFEYYTAPLLSESVYLTAKVKDWNKYDLLPGDASIYTEGSYAGTTFLNPYQTEEELVISMGMDSNLIVERKQVNNLKAKSLLGGTRIVDRNYEITLRNNKPIEVTVKVYDRIPVSQNKEIKVEKTTVDNADFDEKTGILFWQLTLPSKQLVKKQLGYQVKYPKSKRVNL, encoded by the coding sequence ATGAGAGTATTTATTTTACTGTTACTGAGTTCGGTTAGTTTTTTTGCAACCGATATTAAAACAAAAGCCAAAGTAAAAGAAGTTACGGTTTATACTTCGGGAGCACAGATTAGTTCGGAAGTTGGGACTACTATTCCTAAAGGTGCTTCAGTGGTTCGAATAACTGATGTTTCGCCGTTTATTATAGAAAATACTATTCAGATTAATGGTTTGAAAGAGGTTTCTATTTTATCTATTGGGTTTGAAGTAGCAGCCTATCCTAAAAAGGTACTTTCGGAGAAGATAAAAAGTTTGGAAACTGAAATTGCTTCAAGACAAAGAGAAATTGCTTTGCTTCAAAATACTATCAGAGGACTGGAAGAAGAAAAGTCTATCCTTAGTTTGAATAAAAATTTAGGAAGCACGCAACAAGCGGCTACTTTAGAAAAAATTCTTTTGCACTCGAAACACTACCGAGAGCGTCTTCCTGTTTTGGAAATGGAAGTTTATGATACAAACAAAAAAATTGCAGGATTGAATGAAGAGTTGCGATTGAAACAACTGGAGTATCAAAAAACTCTTGGCGATGCCAATGAAAACAAAGGAGAAATCATTTTGAAATTTGACAATCCCAATGAAGCGGTTTCATTAAATTTAGGATTAAAATATTTGGTTACTGGTGCTGGCTGGGTTCCTTCGTATGAAATTAAAGCTAAAAACAGTAAAGATGGTTTGGACTTTTCATATAAGGCGCAAGTATATCAAACCACGGGTGAAGACTGGAACGATGTTAAACTTACGCTATCTACCGGTAATCCAACGTATAATAATGACAAACCAACTGTTGAACCTCATTATTTGAACTTTATTAATCCATATAGCTACAACGGTTCAAGCGCTTATGACAAGAAAACTAACTTTGTTTATAACCCTATGGTGAAAACTGTAACAGGTGTTGTTACGGATAAAATGGGACCACTACCAGGAGTTAATGTTATGATTAAAGGAACCAACGTTGGCACACAAACTGATTTTGATGGCCGCTATACTATTAAAATAGAAAAAGGTCAAGAATTGGTATATTCTTTTGTTGGAATGGAGAACTTGTCGTTACCTATCTATAGTAATACAATGAATGTATCGCTTAAAGAGAGCTCAACATCTTTACAAGAAGTTGTAGTTGTTGGTTATGCTACAAAATCAAAAAGGGTTGATGATAGTTCGATTGAAGCTGATGAAGAAGTTTTAACGGGTACTGGAGATGAAAAGGAGATTATTATGAACACGGTTACTTTTAAAATTAAGAAGTCCTACTCTATTCCGTCGTTGGATACGCCATCTATTATAGAGATTGATAATTTTTCGATGCCGGCTGAGTTTGAATATTATACTGCGCCGCTGTTGAGCGAAAGCGTGTATCTGACTGCTAAAGTAAAAGACTGGAACAAATATGATTTACTGCCGGGTGATGCGAGTATCTATACGGAAGGTAGTTATGCTGGAACTACGTTTTTAAATCCATATCAAACTGAAGAAGAGCTTGTAATTTCTATGGGAATGGACAGTAATTTGATTGTTGAAAGAAAACAAGTGAACAACTTGAAAGCAAAATCATTATTAGGTGGAACCCGAATTGTTGACCGTAATTATGAAATCACGCTGCGCAACAATAAGCCGATTGAGGTTACTGTGAAAGTATATGACCGTATTCCTGTGAGCCAAAATAAAGAAATTAAAGTAGAGAAAACGACTGTAGACAATGCGGACTTTGACGAAAAAACCGGAATCCTGTTTTGGCAACTTACACTGCCAAGCAAACAGTTGGTTAAAAAACAATTGGGCTATCAAGTGAAATATCCTAAGAGTAAGAGAGTGAATCTTTAA
- a CDS encoding methylmalonyl-CoA mutase family protein, protein MEPQTPYIPKNKVRIVTAASLFDGHDAAINIMRRIIQATGVEVIHLGHDRSVEEVVNTAIQEDANAIAMTSYQGGHNEYFKYMHDLLKEKGAGHIKIFGGGGGVILPSEIAELQEYGITRIYSPDDGRAMGLQGMINDLVQQSDFPVGNKLNGEINHLEDKNPTAIARVISSAENFPEVAKETLEAIHKKNEKTNIPVLGITGTGGAGKSSLVDELVRRFLIDFPEKTIGLISVDPSKRKTGGALLGDRIRMNAINNPRVYMRSLATRQSNLALSKYVAEAIQVLKAARYDIIILETSGIGQSDTEILEHSDVSLYVMTPEFGAATQLEKIDMLDFADLVAINKFDKRGALDAIRDVKKQYQRNHNLWDVNPDEMPVIGTIASQFNDPGMNTLYKRIMDKVVEKTNADLKSTFEITREMSEKIFVIPPHRTRYLSEIAENNRHYDEVVLTQVEVAQKLYGIYKTIESVNRKAPQLDKAGIVEDSLNRNEDNKVFLELLVQQFDKIKMDLDAYNWEVILNWSDKVAKYKNPVYSFKVRDKEIKIQTHTESLSHTQIPKVALPKYQAWGDILKWNLQENVPGEFPFAAGLYPFKREGEDPTRMFAGEGGPERTNRRFHYVSLGMPAKRLSTAFDSVTLYGNDPDLRPDIYGKIGNAGVSICCLDDAKKLYSGFDLSHPMTSVSMTINGPAPMLLGFFLNAAIDQNCEKYITENNLQVEVEEKINEIYKKKGVPRPKYNGDLPQGNNGLGLMLLGVTGDQVLPQDIYNDIKVKTLSQVRGTVQADILKEDQAQNTCIFSTEFALRLMGDVQEYFIQKNVRNFYSVSISGYHIAEAGANPITQLAFTLANGFTYVEYYLSRGMNINEFGPNLSFFFSNGIDPEYAVIGRVARKIWAKAMKNKYGANERAQMLKYHIQTSGRSLHAQEIDFNDIRTTLQALYAIYDNCNSLHTNAYDEAITTPTEESVRRAMAIQLIINKELGLAKNENPIQGSFIIEELTDLVEEAVLREFDRITERGGVLGAMETMYQRNQIQEESMYYEMLKHTGEFPIIGVNTFLSSKGSPTVLPAEVIRATEEEKQFQIQTLHNLHKANASKEDEHIAIIQEAAIKNQNIFEKLMEATKYCSLGQITSGLFEVGGQYRRNM, encoded by the coding sequence ATGGAACCACAAACTCCTTATATTCCTAAAAATAAAGTAAGAATCGTTACTGCAGCATCTCTTTTTGATGGTCATGATGCCGCCATCAATATCATGCGCCGCATCATTCAGGCAACTGGTGTCGAAGTAATTCACCTTGGTCACGACCGCAGTGTGGAAGAAGTAGTCAACACCGCCATTCAGGAAGATGCCAATGCTATTGCCATGACTTCTTATCAAGGCGGACACAACGAGTATTTTAAATACATGCACGACTTACTGAAAGAAAAAGGAGCAGGACACATCAAAATTTTTGGTGGTGGTGGTGGAGTAATTCTGCCAAGTGAAATTGCAGAGCTTCAAGAGTACGGAATTACACGCATCTATTCTCCCGATGATGGTCGTGCTATGGGATTACAAGGCATGATTAATGATTTAGTGCAACAATCTGATTTTCCTGTTGGTAATAAACTTAATGGTGAAATCAATCATCTGGAAGATAAAAATCCAACGGCAATTGCTCGTGTTATTTCTTCAGCAGAGAATTTCCCGGAAGTAGCCAAAGAAACATTAGAGGCTATTCATAAGAAAAATGAAAAAACCAACATTCCAGTTTTGGGAATTACCGGAACAGGTGGTGCTGGTAAATCGTCTTTGGTAGACGAATTAGTACGTCGTTTTCTAATTGATTTCCCAGAAAAAACCATCGGTTTAATTTCGGTTGACCCATCAAAGCGTAAAACAGGTGGTGCATTATTAGGCGATAGAATCCGTATGAACGCTATTAATAATCCTAGAGTGTATATGCGTTCGCTGGCTACGCGTCAATCTAATTTGGCATTGTCTAAATACGTTGCCGAAGCCATTCAGGTATTGAAAGCCGCTAGATACGACATCATTATATTAGAAACTTCGGGAATTGGGCAAAGCGATACCGAAATTTTAGAACATTCAGACGTTTCGTTATACGTAATGACACCAGAGTTTGGTGCTGCTACCCAATTAGAAAAAATAGATATGTTAGACTTTGCCGATTTGGTAGCGATTAACAAATTCGACAAACGCGGTGCTTTGGATGCCATTCGCGATGTAAAAAAACAATACCAACGCAATCACAATCTGTGGGATGTAAACCCAGATGAAATGCCGGTAATCGGAACCATTGCTTCTCAATTCAACGACCCAGGGATGAATACGTTATACAAACGCATCATGGATAAAGTGGTAGAGAAAACCAATGCCGATTTAAAATCTACGTTTGAAATCACCCGTGAGATGAGCGAGAAGATTTTCGTCATTCCACCACACAGAACCCGATATTTATCAGAGATTGCCGAAAACAACCGCCATTATGATGAAGTGGTGTTAACGCAGGTAGAAGTAGCGCAAAAGTTATACGGAATCTACAAAACCATTGAATCGGTTAACAGAAAAGCACCACAGCTAGACAAAGCGGGTATAGTTGAAGATAGTTTAAACCGCAACGAAGACAACAAAGTATTCTTGGAATTGTTAGTACAACAATTCGACAAAATAAAAATGGACTTGGATGCCTACAACTGGGAAGTAATTTTGAATTGGAGCGATAAAGTAGCCAAATACAAAAACCCAGTCTATAGCTTCAAAGTGCGTGACAAAGAAATCAAAATTCAAACCCATACCGAAAGTTTATCGCATACACAAATCCCAAAAGTAGCGTTACCAAAATACCAGGCTTGGGGCGATATCTTGAAATGGAACTTACAGGAAAACGTTCCAGGTGAGTTTCCTTTTGCGGCTGGTTTGTATCCGTTCAAGCGTGAAGGCGAAGACCCAACACGTATGTTTGCCGGCGAAGGCGGACCAGAAAGAACCAACCGTCGTTTCCACTATGTGTCGTTAGGTATGCCTGCAAAAAGGCTTTCTACCGCTTTTGATAGTGTAACGTTATACGGTAACGATCCTGATTTACGTCCGGATATTTATGGAAAAATCGGTAATGCCGGTGTTTCAATTTGTTGTTTGGATGATGCTAAGAAACTGTATTCTGGTTTCGATTTGTCGCATCCAATGACGTCGGTTTCCATGACCATTAATGGTCCTGCGCCGATGTTGTTAGGATTCTTCCTGAATGCGGCTATCGACCAAAACTGCGAAAAATACATCACCGAGAACAACCTTCAGGTAGAAGTAGAGGAGAAAATCAACGAAATCTACAAGAAAAAAGGCGTGCCTCGTCCAAAATACAATGGCGACTTGCCACAAGGTAACAATGGGCTAGGGTTGATGCTTTTGGGTGTTACGGGCGACCAAGTATTGCCACAAGATATTTATAACGATATTAAAGTAAAAACCCTTTCGCAAGTGCGCGGAACCGTGCAAGCCGATATCTTAAAAGAAGACCAGGCACAAAACACTTGTATATTCTCTACCGAATTTGCTTTGCGATTAATGGGTGACGTTCAGGAATATTTCATCCAAAAGAACGTTCGTAATTTCTACTCGGTTTCTATTTCGGGCTATCATATTGCCGAAGCAGGAGCCAACCCAATTACCCAATTGGCGTTCACCTTGGCTAACGGATTTACTTATGTAGAATACTACTTGAGCCGTGGCATGAACATCAACGAGTTCGGACCTAATTTGTCGTTCTTCTTCTCAAACGGAATCGACCCAGAGTATGCCGTGATTGGTCGTGTGGCACGTAAAATTTGGGCAAAAGCCATGAAAAACAAATACGGAGCCAACGAAAGAGCACAAATGTTGAAATACCACATCCAAACCTCTGGTCGTTCGCTACACGCACAGGAAATTGACTTCAACGATATTCGTACCACGCTACAGGCGTTGTATGCCATTTATGATAACTGTAATTCGCTGCATACGAATGCCTACGATGAAGCGATTACTACGCCAACCGAAGAGTCAGTGCGTCGTGCTATGGCAATCCAGTTGATTATCAACAAAGAGTTAGGATTGGCTAAAAACGAAAACCCAATACAAGGTTCGTTCATCATTGAAGAACTAACCGACTTGGTAGAAGAAGCCGTATTGAGAGAGTTTGATAGAATTACCGAACGTGGCGGCGTGCTGGGTGCTATGGAAACCATGTACCAACGCAACCAGATACAGGAAGAAAGTATGTACTACGAAATGCTAAAACACACCGGCGAGTTTCCTATTATTGGGGTAAATACTTTCTTGAGTTCTAAAGGTTCGCCAACAGTCTTACCAGCTGAGGTAATCCGTGCTACCGAAGAAGAAAAACAATTCCAGATACAAACGCTACACAACCTTCACAAAGCCAACGCCAGCAAAGAAGACGAGCACATTGCCATCATACAGGAAGCTGCCATCAAAAACCAAAACATCTTTGAAAAATTAATGGAAGCTACCAAATACTGTTCACTCGGACAAATCACTTCGGGCTTGTTTGAAGTAGGCGGACAGTATAGAAGAAATATGTAA
- a CDS encoding DUF4197 domain-containing protein, translated as MKYIFLFLSAFTFASCAELQQVANQFPELNQNGTLDISAGLKEALNNGISKQVSKLTATDGFFKNEMVKILLPEELQKVDKALRNVGMSSLADEGLKVLNRAAEDAVKEATPIFVDAVKNMSFTDAKNILMGSNNAATTYLQNTTSTALYAKFNPVIKNSFAKVGADRVWSSIITKYNSLPLVKDVNPDLTDYTTNKAMEGVFKMIAVEEGNIRTNISARTSTLLQKVFAMQDKK; from the coding sequence ATGAAATACATTTTTCTTTTCCTGTCGGCCTTTACTTTTGCAAGTTGCGCTGAATTACAACAAGTTGCCAATCAATTTCCGGAGTTAAACCAAAATGGCACTTTAGATATCAGTGCTGGTTTGAAAGAAGCTTTGAACAACGGAATCAGTAAACAAGTATCAAAATTAACCGCAACCGATGGTTTCTTTAAAAATGAAATGGTAAAAATTCTATTACCTGAGGAATTACAAAAAGTAGATAAAGCTTTGAGAAATGTTGGAATGAGCAGTTTGGCTGACGAAGGATTGAAAGTGTTGAACCGCGCTGCGGAAGATGCTGTTAAAGAAGCAACTCCTATTTTTGTGGATGCGGTTAAAAACATGTCGTTTACGGATGCAAAAAATATTTTGATGGGAAGCAATAACGCTGCAACTACTTATTTACAAAATACAACTTCAACGGCGTTGTATGCTAAATTTAATCCGGTGATTAAAAATTCGTTTGCTAAAGTTGGTGCTGATAGAGTATGGAGTTCAATTATTACCAAATACAATTCGCTACCTTTAGTAAAAGATGTGAATCCTGATTTAACCGACTACACTACTAATAAAGCTATGGAAGGAGTATTTAAAATGATTGCTGTTGAAGAAGGAAACATCAGAACGAATATCAGTGCTAGAACTTCTACTTTACTTCAAAAAGTGTTTGCAATGCAGGACAAAAAGTAA
- a CDS encoding ABC transporter substrate-binding protein codes for MSKTFTDQLGTSHSFTLTPKRIVSLVPSQTELLYDLGLEDDIVGITKFCVHPFHFKSTKKIVGGTKKVHVEKIRLLQPDIIICNKEENTPEIVEALSKICPVWVTDIITLEDNLQMITDFGLLFNKRVEAQKWIDKTNHALIDFQNFIKDKQVQKVAYFIWANPYMVAGKNTFINELLKLNHFENIYTNREERYPEVIIQKMRIQGDPDIVLLSSEPFPFTDDHAFELGRFTHHAKVIFVDGEMFSWYGSRLVKAFSYFKQLHSKI; via the coding sequence TTGTCTAAAACCTTCACAGACCAACTCGGAACTTCACATTCTTTTACATTAACACCTAAAAGAATTGTTTCTTTGGTACCTTCACAAACCGAATTATTATACGATTTGGGTTTGGAAGATGATATAGTGGGAATAACGAAGTTCTGTGTGCATCCATTTCATTTCAAATCCACAAAAAAGATTGTTGGCGGAACCAAGAAAGTACACGTTGAAAAAATCAGATTGTTACAACCTGATATCATCATTTGCAACAAAGAAGAAAACACACCCGAAATTGTTGAAGCGTTATCAAAAATCTGTCCGGTTTGGGTTACGGATATAATAACACTCGAAGACAATCTTCAAATGATAACCGATTTTGGGTTGCTGTTCAACAAAAGAGTAGAAGCACAAAAGTGGATAGACAAGACAAACCATGCGCTGATTGATTTTCAAAACTTCATCAAAGACAAACAGGTTCAAAAAGTTGCCTATTTCATTTGGGCAAATCCTTATATGGTTGCAGGAAAAAATACGTTCATCAATGAGTTGCTGAAATTAAATCATTTCGAAAACATTTACACCAATCGAGAGGAACGTTATCCCGAAGTGATTATTCAAAAAATGCGCATTCAAGGCGATCCTGATATTGTTTTATTGTCTTCCGAGCCTTTTCCGTTTACGGACGACCACGCTTTTGAATTGGGACGATTCACACACCATGCTAAAGTAATTTTCGTAGATGGCGAAATGTTCTCTTGGTACGGTAGCCGATTGGTTAAAGCATTCTCTTATTTCAAACAGCTACATTCCAAAATATAA
- the pyrF gene encoding orotidine-5'-phosphate decarboxylase, producing the protein MTTQQLIEQIHKKKSFLCIGLDVDLNKIPKQLLETEDPIFEFNKAIIDATHDLCVSYKPNTAFYEAYGLKGWQSLEKTINYINEKYPEIFTIADAKRGDIGNTSTMYAKAFLEDLNFDSVTVAPYMGKDSVEPFLAFENKHAIMLALTSNEGAFDFQTLETDGKELYKQVLETSKHWKNAHNLMYVVGATKAEYFTEIRKIVPNSFLLVPGVGAQGGNLYDVCSYGMNDDIGLLINSSRGIIYASNGVDFAEKARVEALKLQQEMEEIIKAR; encoded by the coding sequence ATGACAACACAACAACTTATTGAACAAATCCACAAGAAAAAATCCTTTCTATGCATTGGTTTAGATGTCGATTTGAATAAAATACCAAAACAACTTCTTGAAACAGAAGATCCAATTTTTGAATTCAACAAAGCCATTATTGACGCCACGCATGATTTGTGTGTTTCTTATAAACCAAATACTGCTTTCTATGAAGCCTATGGATTGAAAGGTTGGCAATCACTCGAAAAAACGATTAATTACATCAACGAAAAATATCCTGAAATCTTCACCATTGCCGATGCAAAGCGCGGCGATATTGGCAATACATCAACAATGTACGCCAAAGCTTTCCTGGAAGATTTAAATTTCGATAGTGTAACAGTTGCGCCTTATATGGGTAAAGATTCAGTAGAACCGTTTTTGGCTTTCGAAAACAAACATGCTATCATGTTAGCATTAACTTCCAATGAAGGTGCGTTTGATTTTCAAACACTGGAAACAGACGGTAAAGAACTCTACAAGCAAGTGCTTGAAACTTCAAAGCATTGGAAAAATGCTCATAACTTAATGTATGTAGTTGGCGCTACAAAAGCCGAATATTTTACCGAGATTAGAAAAATTGTACCCAATAGTTTTCTGTTAGTTCCAGGCGTTGGCGCTCAAGGAGGAAACCTTTATGATGTTTGCTCTTACGGAATGAACGATGATATTGGTTTACTGATTAATTCTTCACGCGGAATCATTTACGCTTCAAACGGAGTTGACTTTGCCGAAAAGGCTAGAGTAGAAGCTTTGAAACTGCAACAAGAAATGGAAGAAATAATTAAAGCTAGATGA
- a CDS encoding porin family protein has translation MKTVTSRIGLVIVLFLTTICYSQETKIDNDDRDQMRFGFKAGVNFSNVYDEEGNNFVADGKTGLAAGVFLSVPFGKVIGFQPELIYSQKGFKATGSVLGFDYDYKRTTTYLDIPLLLQIKPSSNFTLLAGPQFSYLLETKNEFNNTSNTVEEEINGDNYKKNIFGFVVGADVNLDQFVIGGRLGWDISKSDSDGNSDSPRYKNQVIQLTLGYRF, from the coding sequence ATGAAAACAGTAACATCAAGAATAGGATTAGTAATAGTATTGTTTTTAACAACAATTTGCTATTCGCAAGAAACTAAAATTGATAATGACGACAGAGACCAAATGCGATTTGGATTTAAAGCAGGAGTTAATTTTTCTAATGTTTATGATGAGGAAGGAAATAATTTTGTTGCAGATGGAAAAACAGGATTGGCAGCTGGTGTATTCTTATCGGTTCCTTTTGGAAAAGTTATAGGATTTCAACCTGAGCTGATTTATTCGCAAAAAGGATTTAAAGCCACAGGAAGTGTTCTTGGATTTGATTATGACTATAAAAGAACCACAACCTATTTGGACATTCCCTTATTATTACAAATAAAACCATCGAGTAATTTTACCTTACTTGCTGGTCCGCAATTCTCTTATTTATTGGAAACTAAGAATGAATTTAACAACACTTCCAATACAGTTGAAGAAGAAATTAATGGTGATAATTATAAAAAGAATATTTTCGGGTTTGTTGTTGGTGCCGATGTTAACCTTGACCAATTTGTAATTGGCGGAAGATTGGGTTGGGATATCAGCAAATCAGACTCAGATGGTAACTCAGATTCGCCGAGATATAAAAATCAAGTGATTCAATTAACTCTTGGTTATCGATTTTAA
- a CDS encoding helix-turn-helix domain-containing protein produces MKAFIKFDINIVTKKLLEDLLKPFNIKFRVIGFGEIEFLENVSQPKIDEITSILNEYGIEIIENQKSILVQKIKDTITEMVNSEEPLSVKSSVYLADKLNHSYGYLSNLFSEVTYTSIENYIIIQKIELAKNLIINNQLTLTEIAFKLNYSSVAHLSTQFKNITGITPSAFQRILMKRREMSIKNL; encoded by the coding sequence ATGAAAGCTTTTATAAAATTTGACATTAACATAGTAACCAAAAAATTATTAGAAGATTTATTAAAACCTTTTAATATCAAATTTAGAGTAATTGGTTTTGGTGAAATTGAATTTTTAGAAAATGTGTCTCAGCCAAAGATTGATGAAATAACATCAATTTTAAACGAATATGGCATTGAGATTATAGAAAATCAAAAAAGTATTTTAGTTCAAAAAATAAAAGATACTATTACCGAAATGGTGAATAGTGAAGAACCTTTGTCTGTAAAAAGTTCTGTTTATTTAGCAGATAAATTGAATCATAGCTATGGTTATCTTTCCAATCTTTTTTCTGAAGTAACCTATACTTCTATTGAGAACTATATTATTATTCAAAAAATTGAATTAGCTAAAAACTTAATCATAAACAACCAATTGACATTGACCGAAATTGCTTTTAAATTAAATTATTCGAGTGTTGCGCATTTGAGTACTCAATTTAAAAATATCACCGGAATCACACCTTCTGCTTTTCAGCGAATATTAATGAAAAGAAGAGAAATGTCTATTAAAAACCTTTAA
- a CDS encoding response regulator — MQKEFITIALADDDEDDRLFFTDAFEELKINTNVTTCNDGVELMEYLLNPDTILPNILFLDLNMPRKNGFECLLDIRKEKKFNDIAIAIYSTSSSEEDIENTFVHGANIYIKKPSDFNTLKKVLSEVVTLNWQYHTSGLNKENFLLRL, encoded by the coding sequence ATGCAAAAAGAATTTATAACCATTGCGCTTGCTGATGATGATGAAGATGATAGGCTTTTCTTTACCGATGCTTTTGAAGAACTAAAAATAAACACCAATGTTACTACATGCAACGATGGTGTTGAACTAATGGAATATCTTTTAAATCCTGATACTATTTTGCCAAACATTTTATTTTTGGATTTAAACATGCCTAGAAAAAATGGTTTTGAATGTTTATTAGATATTCGAAAAGAAAAGAAATTCAATGATATAGCTATTGCTATTTATTCTACCTCTTCAAGTGAGGAAGATATTGAGAATACTTTTGTTCATGGTGCTAATATTTACATCAAAAAGCCCAGCGATTTCAATACTTTAAAAAAAGTACTCTCTGAAGTTGTAACCCTAAATTGGCAATACCATACTTCGGGACTAAACAAAGAAAACTTTTTACTAAGACTATGA